The genomic region TAAAAGGCTGATGGGCAAAATACCTGACCCCGCAAAGTTAAAGAAGCAGTTTTTGGAAGAGAAGGGCGTACCACCTTCTCAGGTGAGTAGCTGTGGGGGTCAGGGGCTAGCTCTGCTCCAGGGTGAATGCTGCACCCCCGGAGGGGAGGGCAGTTTGGGGGGGGTGCCTCCCCCACCGCAGGACCACGGGCGCTGACACAGGGGTGCTCAGCCCGTGGTAAACCTGTGCTCCCCTGCTGCTCGTCACCTGGCCCGAGGGGGTGAGCTGCAGGGCTAATGCGCAGGCACCAGCAAAACTGCAAAGCCAACGCGCGCGCCTTCCGGCTTCTGTAGCGCCTTTGCAAATGCTTCTCACGCTAGAAAGCCTCCCGGGAGGTAAACTGACCCCTCCGGTGCAGAAAAAAGCCGCATCGCTCCGCTTCCCCTATTAAATACTGGAGAGAAAAAACCACTTGAGGGGAAGAAGGCTGAACGTGATGCCTAGGGGCTTCTCCCCCAGGTACTTCTGTGCATGGCTGAACCCAGCAGCTCTCTACACAGGCACGACGGCTCACTTACACGGAGCTCATTGCAGGCACGAGGCTTGCGATCCTGGCACGGAGCTGTCGCAGTcgagccctgctctcctccttaCTTGGGCCGAGTGGCTGGAGAGGGGCTGAAGGAGAGTCGTGCCGGAGGAAGATCTTCTCAGCAAAGCGGTTTCGCTTCCGTCTGTGCAGGATGCCAACCTGGGGAAAGCAAGCGGCATGAAAGACGTTCCAGTTGCGAAAGCGTTCGGACAGCCCTTGGCCCCTTCGGCTTGCTCATGCCTCGTTGCTACAGGAGTCTGCAGCCCTGTGACAATGGGAACGGCACTGGCAGTAAAACAACAACTATCGTTACGGCAACACACGGGGACTAGCGCATCTGCTTATGGCTTAATCCGATTTCTGTTGAAGTCAGTAAAACCGCCCGTCTCAATTCTTACAGGGGGTTTGGACCCACCGGGTGACTTCCCCTTCTGGCATCAGCTCACTGTGAAACCCAAATCCCTCTCAGGGTGTTGCACAGGATCTCTGCATGAAAGCTGGAGGGGGAAAAGACGAGCCACAGGTGGAGGCCGGTGGAAGATCTGCCAGCTGTAGCAACAGGCAGGCAGCATGGCAAGGGCAGGAGGGGGTCAGAGCCTCCATCAGGCaacagggggaggaggaggtgatgtggGAAGAGTTATGTGCGGATGTGGCGGTGCAGGATTTGGAGGCGAGGGCCGACCTCGCAGTTACTGTGAAATAAGAGGGACTAGGGGGGGAGGTGAGGGAGGGGACAGGTACGGTTGGGCGAGCAGAAGACAGACGATCCTGCCGCAGGCATTTTGGTGAACTGGGGAGGCAGGTGGTGAGATGGAGGCAAAGGCTCCAGTGATTTGAGCGGGACCAGGAACAGAGTTCAGTTCAAAGTGAAATTTCACACGTCCAGCGGAGAATGGAAGGATGCCGGAAACCCCTCGATTCCACAGAAGATGACAAATTGGCATCTAGACACATTCAAAGGCCAACAGGCTTGAACCGCATCATGGAAAACAAAACCCATGCTGTGTTGCTGGCAAGTGTTGTTCCTGATAGTTACTTTAGTACCTAGTTTTTGAAGATAAAAGGGCTTCATATTTGGGAAAAAGGTGTAGTCAAACACCTCAACGCCCCTGAGAGATCCTCAGGGGGGAGACATTAAAATTCGTTCCTATTAGTTGTTTCCCACCATGCAGTTCTGAGGAAGGCCAGCAACAAAATCCTCTTTTTGTTTCATGTAGGCCCCTATCTAATCTCAGGTTGGCTTATGTCCCCTGCGCCGGCCGCCCCCACTTGCCTCACAGCTGTGGTTCATACAGCTAGGGTGGCCTCCTCCCCAGGCATACCCACCCGTACAGGGGGCTGCCTCAGTCTGCTGGCCATCCcgctgggagagcagcagcataTGCATCAGTCTGTAGGTATTAATGTGAAACACCTTCCCCATGTTCTTAGTAGCTCTGGGATCCGGTACCACGGCCCCTTCAGGTTGTATAGCAAAGCTTCCCAACGGTTCTGTCTCTAGCACTCTCCATTCAGTAGTCTATCTCAAATCCAGGCCAGAACAAGCCACAGCTGATAGTTGTTTTCTCCAGATCTAACACCCAAAGCTGTCCTGAGACATTATTTGCTCCTTTGTTTTTTGCTGTAGGGGTTTCTGCTTTGTAGAGAGGCAGAGCATGCACACTTCCTTATTGTATTGCAGCAGCCAGTAGTGTGCGTGCATTATTGCACCATCAGTTCAGACGTTCGGTCTCCTCCAGAGAGCTCTGGTTTCCAGTGTTGCATCTTCTTTCCCTCCTATTCCACGCGCAGCCTTTGCTTCCGTGTCCCGGTGCGTGCCAATGCTCCTGCTCTCCTTCAGCTGGCAGGACTGCATTGACTGACACTGCTCTGGAGTCAGCAGGCCAGCGGTCAGGGACAGAGCGGTTACCAACCCAGACACCGGGACGGGGTGGGAAGCAGACCCTGCCCAGTGGAGACAGAAACCTTTGGGCAGGGCCCCCTGGGAccggcagcactggcagcaggggCAGACAGTTTGGGCTGCACAGTGGGCACGCAGACGTAGCGGCGAGCCCCAGGCCGACAGCCGTGCTGGAGGCTCAGCCAAGCACAGCTCGCTCCCCAGCTGGGATGAGCGCACTGCTGAACGCAGCCCACTGTGGGTGCTGGACTGGGAACAGTCACACAGCCCAACAGTGCTGCTCCCTCCCACTTGGGTGGCCCTTACTTGTGCTGTCATGCTGCCCAACATGGGGTAagccaccccctccccccctccctccctcccccctccctccacgCCCCCCACCCCTTGTGCCTGGTGAGAGAGGAAcctatcttcattttttttcaagatcCCTGAGGCTCCAGGGCACAGAGGTGAATTTGACATTTTCTATCTTATTACTGCGATGGAAGCAATAAAGATACAACCTTCACAATACAGGCCATAAGCGATTTTAGATGAGCACATGCTTTAAAAACTTGTAACTATTGGACTGCTAAGTGAATTATGAAATAAATCCTAAGTCCTGCAAGCTTCTCAGCTTGCTTAGGAGAGTAAAATGCTCCAAATTCTGGGCAGTTCTTTTGGGGACACTGAATAAACGTTTTAAGAGGTTGGTGCATCTGGCTTTGCAGATGCACAAAGTCACACAAAGTTGCAGACTATGTGTGCACGTGTCCACTTACAGAGTGGGACATGTGTGCTTTTACTAGTGAGCTTCAATCTTTACCAGCTGAAGGGAAGGGGAAGTGGGGGGCTGCAGTGATGTAGGTTAATCCTCGTAATGCCACATGAAGGCGCCGTAGAAGTCAGCACCTTGTCTGTGGCGGTCGGGGGCAGGGGAGTGTGAGTGCGTGTGCGCGTGTGTACCTctgcacaaaaagaaaacttGCGTATCACTCGGTATGTCTGTGCAGCCTAACTCAGTGCAATACAGAGGTATGAGAACTAGTGTAGGTAATCAactcaggaaagcaaaaaaaaaaaaattaatgagatgTTAATTTACCAGGGGTAATTAGGGCCCTGCTGCACTGGCCATATTGCTTCCACTTCTAAGCCAGCTCAGGAATCTCTGCATGGCGCTGCTATCACAGAAACAGATCTGCAGGGTGATGTTTGctccccccatcttttttatgGGATGTGTGCAAGCAactgtgtggggaaaaaactCACTTCAGGTGTCTTGCATTGATccagaggagcagaagaaaagaaaacacctgCAATGTAATATGTGTATTCGGGAGAAGGAATTAGTTTAATCACAAACACTTTCTTGTCTTAACCAGATGGAGTTATTTCTTATCTAAAAATCTCACATTTTATCCATACTTATTACATTGCatcagagaaaaagaaggactaccattttaaaacagctttgcagTTATATATGAAAGGCCACTGTTCTGCTCGTAAGGCTTTCCCCTCACAGTTTAGAGTTAAGCTGTGTCAGCATCTTCTCCAGCTTTATTGCTAGTGTCATGTTACCTTTAATCCTTAATTTTCCTGACATGAAGGCCATGGTTGGCTTTAGTTTacctaaaaagaagaaacagaaccatcagaaaatgaaaaggaactgTAGACAGCCTGTGCACAGGAAAATGTAACGCCACTACAGTGAGACCTAGCAGCTGTATTGCTACCAAGTTCTGCAGTAAAAGCAGTGCACGTTTAGGAAACCCAGATTAGAGATGTGCAGAACAGAAGTCCAACAGATTGACTGGGTTCTTTCTGACGCTACACTCGCTGCCAAAATTTCAATACCTAGTTCATAAAAGCAGCGTAAGCTTTTGTGCTCTTCCTGTTCGCAGGCCGAAGAGTTCAGAAAAATCCGAGGAGGTCTATCCTACGCCTTCACTTGAGCCACAAAAAGCCCAAAGCCCCTCCATCCCAGGATCACAAAGCGAGGAGGCTGGCTGTTCGCCCACCAGCAGAAGGTTTTCTGGGCACCAGTACCCGCGTCCGCCCTGGCAAACGCACCGGTCACTCACCTGTGAACATTTTCACAAAGTCGGCACTCGACATGCTCATAACCACGTCAGCCGTCACAGGAGGCTTTCCGAAACCAGCGCTCCCACCCTTGGTTTTCAGGTCAATATACCAAGTGCCTCCGTCATCACCTGAACAGACAGTGACAAGAGGTGACGAGGCAGCAAAGGTGCCCTCCCTACTCCTCCCCGTCAGGCGGCCGCTGCCGTGTCCGTTTGGAGCAGTCACACGACACTACGTACGCTGGCGGCGCTCTGCAAGAGGTTACCACTTGCCCCGCGTTCTGCGTGCAGGCAAGGCCAGCCTCTGGCAGAGGCCCCGCAGCACCACGCATCGGGGACGCGGGCAGAAGAGCCCAAAGGCAGCACGTTGCTGACAGAGCTGGTGCTTTCACCGTGACCCTGCGAGCGCCCCGTCTATCGATCGCCATGCTAACCCCGTGCCGTAGGGCCAGCGCTGTGACAAAGCCTGCCCGCATACGCCAGGAGCGGCAGCAGCCTCCTGCGCGTGCTGAAGTTGGTCCCGAGAAGGAGCAGCACACAGAACAAGCAGAACAAAAGGTGGTCTGTTTCGGGATCAGCCTGAAGAGGCGAGTGTTCCTCTTTGAAAACACCCGGGGCCTTTTGCCAGGAGTGTGAGCACGTGGAGGTTTTACACGGGATGGTCTTACCAGATAATTCAAACTGAAAGACACCCTGAGTCGCTCTCACATACTCTTCGCTCATTGCCCCCTGAATAACTCTGAATGTTTCTGCAACAGGACTCGGTGGCTTCGCTGGGGCAGATCCTGCGTTAACCTTCGCTCCACCTGGTCCTTCACGCTGGGATCCGCTTAACTTCTTCTCCTCTTTGAATGCTTGGGAAGCACCTACAAGAAAgggattatttttctctttcaaacgCAAAACGCTTTAAACCTGCACGTAGAAACACGCGTAGAGAACTCCGTTTGAAAAGATTTAAGCTTCACGCTAGGGAAAACGAGTATTTTCCCATTTCAGTGTTAATACTGACAAAGGGTGGGTTTAGCACCTGGGAATCTGAGGAGGTGCAGAGCACCAAAGgtaattttgcaaaatatttctcttcctaaTACGtcaaaagaaaagtgaaaataaaaccacGGCAAAACTCTAATTCTGACTGTTCGCAGTTCGTTACAAATGCTTCCACAGCACATTGCTGTCTAATGCAATCCACACGCTCCTGACAGCACTCGCAAAAACCAAACCAGTGTCTTTAATAAACGCCGCTTTCACCTCAAAATACTTCTCCCTCTTCTCTGTCTCGCTAAGAACACGGATATTTTATTAAGCCTTCTGCAAAGGCTTCTAAGCTGTAAATGAATTCACTGCTTTAATCGGCATTTTACCATACCGCGGTGAACACGTACATTTAACAGTGAGGGACAGCATTTGCAATATACAAGGCTGATCAAGTGGAACAGCCCCTGCAAACGTTGTCAAAGGTCTCTTAGGTGTCTTGAGTATCAAAACACAGTTAGGACTATCCTGTGAGTCCCTGCTAAATAACCTGTGCCGTGAGGCCCAGGGAACTAACACCATCCCTCCCTGCCAGAACAGTCCTCGTGCGATTGctcaaacagtattttcaggGGAAAGGGACTGTTCAAACTTTGCCTCCTCTGCCCTTCTCTTATCCCTGTTTTGGCACTCCTATGACACCTGCTCAGCATTCTTAGTTGCCCTCCTACTTGATACACTACaattctgaaaaagcaaaaccgATGCTTTTCCAAGAAAGGACTTCGCCATTTCATCTAAGAGATATTTGTGTAAATTGTGCAAGTTTTATCTAAGAAGCAATGGAGGCTCTACGTTGTGTTCTTTTGTATAAATTTAGCAAGGCAAATGAGACACTCCTGCAAAATGTGCTGTTTGCCattgaatttctttttccagcaatATTTACCTGTGACCTTCATACTACCACAAGTCAGATGGTTAAAAAAGGATTCTTCAAATAAGGCACTGATTTTATACCATGAAGGTCCTGCAGGAGGTAACATTCTTTCCCTAGCTTTAAGTAGAGAGTAATTTCCATAAATCATACCCTCCAAATGAGAAAAGGGGTTTTGCCACATAGCTTGAGTGGAGACCAAGCtcttgggagaaaagaaaaaatgacttGAAATAGGGCATTCATTATTGTCAGAAATGATTGACTTTTACACACAGTGCTTTCCCTACCATCTCTTTCTTGTTTCATGGCTGTCATGTCAGTTTCAACATCCAAGAAGAAGTCAGGTATCAGGGGGTGAcctaaaagggaggaaaaatgtaaTAGTAAGTCCAAGTAAAGTTGGACAGCACAAACAGGAATCAATTTCGTATGAAACTACAGCCAAGTTTTAAGTAAATAAACTACAATTTGAAGGAAAGACATAACATGAAATAACATGTTTACAGTTTGGTTAATTTAAAATCTGACCTACAAGCCTCTTAAAGTTGCAATGAAAAacatttggagaagaaaaaaaaaaaaatctatctcaCTAGCTAGTAAATAGTAATATATACATCTACAGTGCaggtacattttcttttcattaaattattttttttaatttaataggcACTTGGTGATTAGAATCTCAGTGGACTCGTATGTGCTTTCCAGGGAGGCATGTTCTGAAAGCTGAGGGAAAGCAACTTTTTACAGACTAATTTAAGAGCCCCTagaaacaaaactgtattaaTATTCTCCATAcagccttccctccttcctgaaCTTACTTCTCATCTTAAAGATCTGTTTTACCTGGTGCAATTGCATAGACATCAAAATCCTTAACTCCTTCTTCTCTCAGCAGAACTTCATCAATAACGAAGTTTCCAGTgaaactttttggttttgttaaaatGCAATATGCAGCATCTGCAAGGATGTCCGTTTTCCTGCACTGCTTTTCTATTCCAGATCCTCCCAGCATATCCAGAGCAGCTGTATGTATGGCTAGAAAGTTTGGAGGGtaagaaagcaaagctttaacACTGACAACATGAAATTCCCATTTCTCTGGCAAGTACAcacactttgttttcctttcatgcaAAAGGAAGTTGTACGAGAAATGAAATACTACCAACCAACAAATAATGCTCTACAAGCACCAGTAAAAACAAGGAAACTGTTAAAGGAACCAAAAAGTGGCATAATGGGCAGGACTTCTTATGACATTCACACCCCTCTATCCCTTTATCAGTGTTCCCCTCTGTGGATTTCCTCCAGGTTATTCAGGACATGAAAAACTAACAGGACAACTATTTTTCTCAAAGTGAACGTATGATACATCAGTCATTAAGAGGTACTTCCCTTGGTGATTATGACACTGAAAATCTTGATGCTTAATTTTAGCCTTGTAATAACTCCCATGAGATACCAAAGTGTCTCTCCTAAGTTAATGAGAAACCAAATAGCAAAAACTCAACTAACTTGTTCAATGTTCCACAGAAAAGCTGTGTTAGACCCAAGAATAAAATCCAGATCTCCTAAGCTTCTGGTTGTTTTATTAACCAATTCTACCATTCCGTTAGTCTTCTTTATGCTTCCCCCAAGGGAGTCACTAACACTGTGGCATGTTCCAGTCTATGTCTGTTAATTTGCTCTTCCAGGCTGAGGTatccatttcatttttctttcatcctgtTCCAGAGAGGCTGTTTGGCATTTGCCATGTTACTGTTTTCAGTAACACAGTTCTGCTTCATGGCTTTTTCCCATCTGCTGTTTAAGACTGAACACTC from Aptenodytes patagonicus chromosome Z, bAptPat1.pri.cur, whole genome shotgun sequence harbors:
- the HSDL2 gene encoding hydroxysteroid dehydrogenase-like protein 2, which translates into the protein MLPNTGKLAGCTLFITGASRGIGKAIALKAAKDGANIVIAAKTAEPHPTLPGTIYTAAAEIEAAGGKALPCVVNVREEQQIINAVEKAVKTFGGIDILVNNASAISLTGTLETEMKKVNLMMDVNVRGTYLTSKTCLPHLRKGRNPHILNLSPPMNMNPMWFKNHCAYTISKYGMSMCVLGMAEEFRGEVAVNALWPKTAIHTAALDMLGGSGIEKQCRKTDILADAAYCILTKPKSFTGNFVIDEVLLREEGVKDFDVYAIAPGHPLIPDFFLDVETDMTAMKQERDGASQAFKEEKKLSGSQREGPGGAKVNAGSAPAKPPSPVAETFRVIQGAMSEEYVRATQGVFQFELSGDDGGTWYIDLKTKGGSAGFGKPPVTADVVMSMSSADFVKMFTGKLKPTMAFMSGKLRIKGNMTLAIKLEKMLTQLNSKL